In Penaeus chinensis breed Huanghai No. 1 chromosome 2, ASM1920278v2, whole genome shotgun sequence, the following proteins share a genomic window:
- the LOC125035245 gene encoding uncharacterized protein LOC125035245, with protein MYPFQIRFSAMKAVVTLVVVVLLVATMMEEAGGHKRNGRGGGPGGRGRDRRGLCIDSLCGAAEDADTCSDCARNVRGFKQQIRTCSRQLSVRCHNMTTAETDSLTTCLTDAISELSDCF; from the exons ATGTATCCATTTCAGATTCGTTTCTCCGCAATGAAGGCGGTCGTTACTCTTGTCGTGGTGGTGCTTTTGGTGGCGACCATGATGGAGGAAGCCGGTGGTCATAAGCGCAATGGTCGTGGAGGAGGCCCTGGGGGACGGGGTCGGGATCGACGTGGCTTGTGCATTG ATTCACTGTGTGGGGCAGCCGAAGATGCTGATACCTGCAGCGATTGTGCCAGGAATGTGCGTGGTTTTAAACAGCAGATTCGTACTTGCAGCCGTCAACTCTCAG TACGTTGCCACAATATGACTACAGCCGAAACGGACAGCTTGACGACTTGCCTCACTGATGCCATCTCCGAA ttGAGTGACTGCTTTTAA